Below is a window of Hydrogenimonas sp. DNA.
CGGAGCCGAGCCGGGCCAGATGGGCTATCACTGAGAGGTTTGAGTTCGCCTTGACGGCATAGCTTATAAGGGACTTTTTTCCCGAAAACGCCTTTTTCAGCTCTTCGTACTGCCCGGTTATATGGGCGAAATCGTATATATAAAGCGGTGTATCATATTTCTCCGCAAGGGCTTTGAAGTCGATCAAGAGGAGGACCTTTGGTTGAAAATTTTATATCGCACAGCGGCAAATCCGTACCGCTTAACGTAAATATCAGTATTTTATCAAAAAATCGTTAAAGTTGAGATTTTGCCCGAATTCTCCAAATCTGGGCAGCTTTTCGGACTACCTGCCGGTTCTGAAAAGGTAACTGTAAATAGCCGCGGCACCCAGAAGGGCCACCGCGGTTACGGTTCCGAGCTCAGGCACTATCACTCCGCTGAGACTGATACGGTAAAGAAGGTAGATAACTCCCCAAACAAAGAGTGTGGTTCCTATCAGAACGAAAGAGACCAAAAGCAGGTTGCTGCTGCGGGCATGGGGCGGTATCGACAGAAAGAATATTATTACAAGAGACATCGCGAAAAAGGGGGAGACGACCATATAGTAGAGAATTGAGCGCACCTTCGACGTCTCCAGTTTCTGGGAGACCAAAAGCCCCAGCGCATCGTAGGCATCCTGGATAGTGTAGTATCTTTTCCCCTCGAAAACGGAGGTCAGAATCTTCGGCTTGAACCCAGCAAGTGTCTCGACGCCACTTTTATACTCTATTTTAAGTCCCTCATAGGTAAGCCCTTTCACATGAGGCTTCGTTACGATCTTGGCATCGGCAATCAACCATTTGCTACCGTCGAATTTTGCACTCTTTCCATATATGGTCTGCACAAGATCACCCTCCTGCATTCTGTATATACGGATATCTTTCGCCTCCTTGCGTGAGGGAATCAGCTGCGAAATATAGACGAAACTGTCGTTATATTTGACAAAAAGATTCCG
It encodes the following:
- a CDS encoding permease YjgP/YjgQ gives rise to the protein MFRYVSWLYIRHFFLIAFALAFFFAGLDYMQNASKLNGFNIKILYMFYKGSYALSLLFPIALVLSMIVAKMALIRSNALVSFYALGYSKKEVLRPFIFVSFLLTLLYIGLHFTTFVNSELYAKALMQKKHNLTVTRNLFVKYNDSFVYISQLIPSRKEAKDIRIYRMQEGDLVQTIYGKSAKFDGSKWLIADAKIVTKPHVKGLTYEGLKIEYKSGVETLAGFKPKILTSVFEGKRYYTIQDAYDALGLLVSQKLETSKVRSILYYMVVSPFFAMSLVIIFFLSIPPHARSSNLLLVSFVLIGTTLFVWGVIYLLYRISLSGVIVPELGTVTAVALLGAAAIYSYLFRTGR